A single genomic interval of Nostoc commune NIES-4072 harbors:
- a CDS encoding magnesium chelatase subunit H — protein sequence MFTHVKSTIRHIAPDNLRGRNLIKVVYVVLESQYQSALSQAVRTINANNPNLAIEISGYLIEELRDPENYEEFKREIESANIFIASLIFIEDLAQKVVAAVEPHRDHLDVSVVFPSMPEVMRLSKMGSFSLAQLGQSKSAIAQFMRKRKEKSGAGFQDGMLKLLRTLPQVLKFLPMDKAQDARNFMLSFQYWLGGSPENLENFLLMLADKYVFKGLEKQIAPSTYQQPVVYPDLGIWHPLAPSMFEDVREYLNWYTARKDISNDLKDPLAPCVGLVLQRTHLVTGDDAHYVAMVQELEALGARVLPVFAGGLDFSKPVDAYFYEPNTNTQLVDAVISLTGFALVGGPARQDHPKAIEALKRLNRPYMVALPLVFQTTEEWMDSDLGLHPIQVALQIAIPELDGAIEPIILSGRDGATGKAIALRDRVEAVAERALKWANLRRKPKLDKKVAITVFSFPPDKGNVGTAAYLDVFGSIYEVMKALKNNGYDLPELPESAEALMQEVIHDAQAQYNSPELNIAYRMSVPEYEALTPYSQRLEENWGPPPGHLNSDGQNLLIYGKQFGNVFIGVQPTFGYEGDPMRLLFSRSASPHHGFAAYYTYLEQVWKADAVLHFGTHGSLEFMPGKQMGMSGDCYPDNLIGSIPNLYYYAANNPSEATIAKRRSYAETISYLTPPAENAGLYKGLKELSELIASYQTLKDSGRGVSIVNSIMDKCRIVNLDKDINLPETDARDMSTDERDNIVGNVYRKLMEIESRLLPCGLHVIGKPPSAEEAIATLVNIASLDRQEEGLQGLPGIIANSIGRNIDDIYQNSDRGILQDVQLLQDITLATRAAVTALVQEQTDAEGRVSLVSRLNFFNMGKKEPWVESLHKAGYPKVDTAALKPLFEYLEFCLQQVCADNELGALLKGLEGEYVLPGPGGDPIRNPDVLPTGKNIHALDPQSIPTTAAVQSAKIVVDRLLARNKAENDGKWPETIACVLWGTDNIKTYGESLAQIMWMVGVRPVPDALGRVNKLELISLEELGRPRIDVVINCSGVFRDLFINQMNLLDQGVKMAAEADEPLEMNFVRKHALQQAEDMGINLRQAATRVFSNASGSYSSNINLAVENSTWDSEAELQEMYLNRKSFSFNSDNPGIMDESRQIFESTLKTADATFQNLDSSEISLTDVSHYFDSDPTKLVASLRGDGKKPASYIADTTTANAQVRTLSETVRLDARTKLLNPKWYEGMLSHGYEGVRELSKRLVNTTGWSATAGAVDNWIYEDTNETFIKDEEMQKRLLNLNPHSFRKIVSTLLEVNGRGYWETSEENLDRLRELYQEVEDRIEGID from the coding sequence ATGTTCACACACGTCAAGTCCACCATTAGACACATTGCGCCAGATAACTTACGCGGACGTAATTTAATCAAGGTGGTCTATGTCGTGCTTGAGTCCCAGTACCAGAGTGCTTTGTCGCAAGCGGTTCGCACGATTAACGCGAACAATCCCAACTTGGCGATTGAAATCAGTGGGTACTTGATTGAGGAACTCCGCGACCCAGAGAACTATGAGGAGTTCAAACGAGAAATTGAGAGTGCGAATATCTTCATCGCTTCCCTCATTTTCATCGAAGACTTAGCACAGAAAGTAGTAGCAGCAGTAGAACCACACCGCGATCATCTAGACGTTTCCGTTGTCTTTCCCTCGATGCCAGAGGTAATGCGCCTGAGTAAAATGGGCAGCTTTTCCTTGGCACAATTGGGTCAGTCAAAAAGTGCGATCGCCCAATTCATGCGGAAACGCAAAGAAAAATCCGGTGCGGGATTCCAAGATGGGATGCTGAAGCTTTTGCGAACGCTGCCGCAAGTACTGAAGTTTCTACCGATGGACAAGGCACAGGACGCTCGAAATTTCATGCTCAGTTTTCAGTATTGGCTAGGTGGTTCTCCAGAAAATCTGGAAAACTTCTTGCTGATGCTAGCTGATAAATACGTATTTAAAGGTTTAGAGAAACAAATTGCACCTTCGACATATCAACAGCCAGTTGTTTATCCCGATTTAGGGATTTGGCATCCTTTGGCTCCCAGTATGTTTGAAGATGTCAGAGAGTACCTCAATTGGTACACAGCTCGTAAGGATATTTCTAACGATCTCAAAGATCCCTTAGCTCCTTGTGTCGGATTAGTATTGCAACGCACTCACCTAGTTACTGGGGATGATGCCCATTATGTAGCAATGGTGCAAGAGTTGGAAGCACTAGGCGCACGGGTACTACCTGTATTTGCTGGTGGTTTGGATTTCTCCAAGCCTGTGGATGCTTACTTCTATGAACCAAATACCAACACACAGTTAGTAGATGCAGTAATATCGCTAACTGGTTTTGCTTTAGTGGGTGGCCCAGCCAGACAAGACCATCCCAAAGCAATTGAGGCACTCAAACGCTTAAACCGTCCTTATATGGTGGCTTTACCCTTAGTATTCCAAACCACAGAAGAGTGGATGGATAGCGATTTAGGGTTACATCCAATTCAAGTAGCTTTGCAAATTGCGATTCCTGAATTGGATGGCGCAATTGAGCCGATAATTTTATCAGGTAGAGATGGGGCTACAGGGAAAGCGATCGCACTGCGCGATCGGGTTGAAGCGGTAGCCGAACGCGCCTTAAAATGGGCAAATCTGCGCCGCAAGCCGAAGCTTGATAAAAAAGTCGCCATCACCGTTTTCAGTTTCCCGCCAGATAAAGGCAACGTGGGAACCGCAGCGTACTTGGATGTTTTCGGCTCCATCTACGAGGTGATGAAAGCTCTTAAAAATAACGGCTACGACTTACCAGAATTGCCAGAATCAGCCGAAGCGTTGATGCAAGAAGTCATCCATGACGCTCAAGCGCAGTACAACAGCCCAGAACTGAACATTGCTTACAGAATGTCGGTTCCTGAGTATGAGGCGCTGACCCCATATTCTCAACGCCTAGAAGAAAACTGGGGCCCACCTCCCGGACATCTCAACAGCGATGGGCAAAACCTGCTGATTTATGGTAAGCAATTCGGTAATGTCTTCATCGGTGTACAACCTACATTTGGTTACGAAGGCGATCCGATGCGGCTGTTGTTCTCCCGTTCAGCAAGTCCTCACCACGGTTTTGCTGCTTACTACACTTACCTAGAGCAAGTTTGGAAAGCTGATGCTGTACTACATTTTGGTACACACGGTTCCTTGGAATTCATGCCAGGTAAACAGATGGGGATGTCTGGTGATTGTTATCCAGATAACTTGATTGGTTCAATTCCCAACCTGTATTACTACGCAGCGAATAATCCGAGTGAAGCGACAATAGCCAAACGTCGGAGTTATGCCGAAACAATTTCTTACTTGACACCGCCAGCAGAAAATGCCGGTTTGTATAAAGGTTTGAAGGAACTCAGCGAATTAATTGCTTCCTACCAAACCTTGAAAGATAGTGGACGCGGTGTTTCCATTGTCAACAGCATCATGGATAAATGCCGGATCGTGAATCTGGATAAGGATATTAACCTGCCAGAAACCGATGCCAGAGACATGAGTACCGATGAGCGGGATAATATTGTTGGCAACGTCTACCGCAAGTTGATGGAAATCGAGTCGCGGTTGTTGCCTTGTGGTTTACACGTTATTGGGAAACCGCCAAGTGCAGAAGAAGCGATCGCAACTCTGGTTAACATTGCTAGTCTAGATCGTCAAGAAGAAGGACTTCAAGGCTTACCCGGTATTATCGCCAATAGCATAGGGCGTAATATTGACGATATTTACCAAAATAGCGATCGGGGCATTTTACAAGATGTCCAATTACTGCAAGATATCACCTTGGCAACCCGCGCAGCAGTAACCGCCCTTGTCCAAGAGCAAACCGACGCAGAAGGGCGAGTTTCTCTAGTTTCCCGCTTGAATTTCTTCAACATGGGCAAAAAAGAACCTTGGGTAGAATCATTGCATAAAGCAGGTTATCCCAAAGTTGATACCGCAGCCCTAAAACCATTATTTGAGTATTTGGAATTCTGCCTCCAGCAAGTTTGTGCCGACAACGAACTGGGAGCATTACTCAAAGGTTTAGAAGGTGAGTACGTTCTACCTGGCCCTGGTGGCGATCCCATCCGCAACCCGGATGTCTTGCCCACGGGTAAGAATATTCATGCACTCGATCCGCAATCCATCCCAACAACAGCAGCAGTACAATCAGCCAAAATCGTTGTAGACAGGCTTTTAGCACGTAACAAAGCTGAAAACGATGGAAAATGGCCAGAAACCATCGCCTGCGTCCTTTGGGGAACCGATAACATCAAAACTTACGGTGAATCCCTAGCGCAAATTATGTGGATGGTGGGCGTGCGTCCAGTTCCAGATGCCTTGGGACGGGTGAACAAGTTGGAATTGATATCTCTAGAAGAGTTGGGACGCCCCAGAATTGATGTAGTAATCAACTGTTCTGGTGTATTCCGCGACTTGTTCATCAACCAAATGAACCTGCTAGACCAAGGGGTGAAGATGGCAGCCGAGGCAGATGAACCCTTAGAAATGAACTTTGTTCGCAAACACGCTTTGCAACAAGCTGAGGATATGGGGATTAATCTGCGTCAAGCAGCGACGCGCGTTTTCTCCAACGCTTCTGGTTCCTACTCCTCAAATATCAACTTGGCGGTAGAAAACAGCACTTGGGACAGCGAAGCCGAGTTGCAAGAAATGTATCTCAACCGGAAATCCTTCTCTTTCAATTCCGATAACCCCGGAATCATGGACGAATCCCGGCAGATTTTTGAAAGTACATTGAAAACTGCTGACGCAACTTTCCAAAATCTGGATTCTTCCGAGATTAGCTTAACGGACGTTTCTCACTACTTCGATTCAGATCCCACAAAGCTGGTGGCAAGTCTGCGGGGTGATGGTAAAAAACCAGCATCTTATATTGCAGATACAACCACAGCTAACGCCCAAGTGCGGACATTATCAGAAACTGTGCGCTTGGATGCGCGTACCAAATTATTAAATCCCAAATGGTACGAAGGGATGCTGTCTCACGGTTACGAAGGTGTGCGCGAACTCTCCAAGCGGTTGGTGAATACCACAGGTTGGAGTGCGACAGCCGGCGCTGTGGATAACTGGATTTATGAGGATACTAACGAAACCTTCATCAAAGATGAAGAAATGCAGAAACGGTTGCTAAACCTTAATCCCCATTCTTTCCGCAAGATTGTATCAACTTTGTTGGAAGTCAATGGACGCGGTTATTGGGAGACTAGCGAGGAGAATTTAGATCGTCTGCGCGAGTTGTACCAAGAGGTTGAAGACCGGATTGAAGGGATAGACTAG
- a CDS encoding Uma2 family endonuclease, whose amino-acid sequence MNALTVNLQSVLELTDEQFFNLCQANRDLRFERTATGELIIMPPTGGETGNRNGRLNQQLFNWSDTDGTGIAFDSSTCFKLPNGADRSPDASWIKLERWDALTEEEKQKFPPISPDFVIELLSPSDSLKVAQEKMREYINNGVHLGWLINRKSRQVEIYRQDQEVEVLESPVTLSGEDVLQEFILNLEAIW is encoded by the coding sequence ATGAATGCTTTAACGGTCAACCTTCAATCAGTATTGGAACTGACAGATGAGCAGTTTTTTAATCTATGTCAGGCAAACCGTGACTTGAGGTTTGAACGGACTGCAACCGGAGAATTAATTATCATGCCACCAACCGGGGGAGAAACCGGAAATCGTAATGGTAGACTAAATCAACAATTATTTAATTGGTCAGATACCGATGGTACTGGCATCGCTTTTGATTCTTCTACTTGTTTTAAATTACCTAATGGTGCAGATCGTTCACCTGATGCTTCTTGGATAAAGTTAGAACGATGGGATGCTTTAACTGAAGAAGAAAAACAAAAGTTTCCTCCCATTTCTCCTGATTTTGTAATTGAGTTACTTTCGCCAAGTGATAGTTTGAAAGTTGCTCAGGAAAAAATGAGGGAATACATAAATAATGGTGTGCATTTGGGTTGGTTAATTAATCGGAAATCGCGGCAAGTGGAGATTTATCGGCAAGACCAAGAGGTTGAGGTGTTGGAATCGCCTGTTACTTTGTCAGGAGAAGATGTTTTACAGGAGTTTATTTTAAACCTTGAAGCGATTTGGTAA